A stretch of the Thalassotalea euphylliae genome encodes the following:
- a CDS encoding AraC family transcriptional regulator — protein MPSDNTSQLSVSSNLGIALSIRSYTRQLSQHHHNHHQLVLPLHGNIELDIANDKQTIGPKCCAIIYQGELHSFAADECARFLVADLTDLPSKYLPQYQHYVSISDAFYAFIQYVEKQLAQPEFDAVSDTLTPLFWSLLATQTSTHAIDKRLAPVLETMATQLANPLTLSDLAKQAHLSLSQFKAVFHQQLGTSPQQYLTNLRMEKAKALLSYTDLPISLVAEQVGYQNASAFSRRFKQVYGQSPKAFTQR, from the coding sequence TTGCCTTCAGACAATACAAGTCAGCTAAGCGTCAGCAGCAACCTAGGCATAGCGTTATCGATTCGCTCGTATACGCGACAGCTTAGTCAGCATCACCACAATCATCACCAGTTAGTGCTGCCGCTGCACGGCAATATTGAATTAGACATCGCAAACGACAAACAAACTATTGGGCCAAAGTGTTGTGCGATTATCTATCAAGGTGAGTTACATAGTTTTGCTGCCGATGAATGTGCTCGTTTCTTAGTTGCCGATCTCACCGACTTGCCCAGCAAATATCTGCCACAGTATCAGCACTATGTTAGTATTTCTGACGCTTTTTACGCCTTTATTCAGTATGTAGAAAAGCAGCTTGCTCAACCTGAATTTGATGCCGTATCCGATACGCTAACGCCGTTATTTTGGTCACTACTTGCTACGCAAACCAGCACACATGCAATCGATAAGCGACTTGCGCCAGTGCTTGAGACCATGGCAACACAACTTGCCAATCCACTTACCCTAAGTGACCTTGCCAAGCAAGCGCATTTAAGCTTGAGTCAATTTAAAGCAGTATTTCACCAACAACTTGGTACCAGCCCGCAACAGTATTTAACGAATCTAAGAATGGAAAAAGCAAAAGCCCTGCTCAGCTATACCGATTTACCCATCAGCCTAGTAGCAGAGCAAGTGGGTTATCAAAACGCTTCTGCGTTTAGTCGGCGCTTTAAACAAGTTTATGGCCAATCTCCTAAAGCATTTACCCAGCGATAA
- a CDS encoding NADH:flavin oxidoreductase — MSNAQLFEQVSLGPLTLANRTVMAPMTRTFSPGNVPNDLVVEYYRRRAQGGVGLIITEGTCVGHKAASGYPNVPFIAGDEALAGWKKVVDAVHAEGGKIAPQLWHVGAIRKPGVEPGGDLPGYGPSGMAFPGKQTGHEMTQADIDEVIQSFVQAAVDAKAIGFDAVEIHGAHGYLIDQFFWEGTNQRTDEYGGDLAARSKFAIELVTKMRAAVGDDYPIIFRWSQWKQQDYSARLVETPEALEAFLKPLADAGVDIFHCSQRRFWEPEFEGSELNLAGWVKKVTGKPTITVGSVGLNQDFLPEDGTSNFKDAETVSLDNLLDRIGKQEFDLVAVGRALISNPDWVNKVKAGEFDSLKAFDKAQLAELV; from the coding sequence ATGAGCAATGCACAACTTTTTGAACAAGTGTCATTAGGGCCATTAACCCTAGCAAACCGCACCGTAATGGCGCCGATGACCCGTACTTTTTCACCTGGCAATGTGCCAAATGACTTGGTGGTTGAATACTATCGTCGCCGCGCTCAAGGTGGTGTCGGTCTCATTATTACCGAAGGTACTTGTGTTGGTCACAAGGCAGCTTCTGGTTATCCGAATGTGCCGTTTATTGCCGGTGATGAAGCATTGGCAGGGTGGAAAAAAGTGGTTGATGCGGTACATGCTGAAGGCGGTAAAATTGCCCCGCAACTATGGCATGTTGGCGCCATTCGCAAGCCGGGCGTAGAGCCAGGTGGTGATTTACCGGGTTATGGTCCGTCTGGTATGGCATTCCCAGGCAAACAAACGGGTCATGAAATGACGCAAGCGGACATTGACGAAGTGATCCAATCCTTTGTACAAGCGGCAGTCGATGCCAAAGCCATTGGTTTTGACGCAGTTGAAATTCACGGTGCACATGGCTACTTAATTGATCAATTCTTCTGGGAAGGTACCAACCAACGCACTGATGAGTACGGCGGCGACTTAGCGGCGCGCTCTAAATTTGCAATTGAATTAGTCACTAAGATGCGCGCAGCTGTCGGTGATGACTACCCAATTATCTTCCGTTGGTCGCAGTGGAAGCAACAAGATTACAGCGCACGTTTAGTGGAGACACCTGAAGCACTAGAAGCCTTCTTAAAGCCATTAGCTGATGCCGGTGTTGATATTTTCCACTGTTCACAACGCCGCTTCTGGGAACCGGAGTTTGAAGGTAGCGAATTAAACCTTGCCGGTTGGGTGAAAAAAGTCACAGGTAAACCAACCATTACTGTTGGTAGTGTTGGCTTAAACCAAGACTTCCTGCCAGAAGATGGTACTAGCAATTTTAAAGATGCAGAAACTGTTAGCTTAGATAACCTACTAGATCGCATCGGTAAGCAGGAATTTGACTTAGTTGCGGTTGGCCGTGCCTTAATCTCTAACCCAGACTGGGTAAACAAAGTGAAAGCTGGCGAATTCGACAGCCTGAAAGCTTTTGATAAAGCCCAGTTGGCAGAATTAGTCTAG
- a CDS encoding tetratricopeptide repeat protein, giving the protein MKRDSLLVVLMTIVLFSTSIFTVNANVLSACQTDLCIDYFKQYKKAAKRGHAQAMAMLGEFYYQGYGVNQDKVMALKYYELAAKKGITSAQYKAGLVYLTNQDYSNHKKAIHWLTKAAKADYKEANYLLGRIYLSNEFGLKDLDKADQFLTHAYKQKHKDLPKILAALASRYPEDFSTKFPLLDRAYSLQPLVANGETLTWPITANVEVIEVTGYAPESLFEAQLNSYRKPIKSLGSRLNGHSCADTAGCYQVNNMQELGDFLF; this is encoded by the coding sequence ATGAAAAGGGATAGTTTACTGGTCGTCCTAATGACCATTGTATTGTTTAGCACTAGCATTTTTACGGTTAATGCTAATGTGCTTTCTGCCTGCCAAACCGATCTATGTATCGACTACTTTAAGCAATATAAAAAAGCGGCTAAGCGCGGTCATGCGCAAGCAATGGCGATGCTGGGTGAATTTTATTACCAAGGTTATGGTGTGAATCAAGATAAAGTCATGGCTTTAAAATATTATGAACTTGCAGCAAAGAAGGGGATAACTTCTGCGCAATACAAAGCAGGCTTAGTCTATCTAACCAATCAAGACTATTCGAATCACAAAAAAGCAATTCACTGGTTAACCAAGGCAGCAAAAGCTGACTACAAAGAAGCGAACTATTTATTGGGCCGAATTTATTTGTCGAATGAATTTGGCCTCAAAGATTTAGACAAAGCAGATCAATTTCTTACACATGCCTACAAACAGAAACACAAGGACTTACCTAAAATATTGGCAGCACTAGCGAGCCGCTATCCAGAAGACTTTTCAACTAAATTTCCTCTGCTCGATAGAGCCTATAGCCTGCAACCTTTAGTGGCTAACGGTGAGACACTAACTTGGCCTATCACGGCTAATGTTGAAGTGATAGAAGTGACGGGTTATGCACCGGAATCATTGTTTGAAGCACAACTTAACAGCTACCGAAAACCAATAAAAAGCTTAGGCAGCAGGCTGAACGGTCATTCCTGTGCCGATACGGCAGGCTGTTATCAAGTTAATAATATGCAAGAGCTAGGTGACTTTCTGTTTTAA
- a CDS encoding LysR family transcriptional regulator yields MTSNSATNSSLSSTANTKLFDGVVVFTQLINSGSFTAAAEATGHSTSYISKEINKLEARLGVRLINRTTRSLGLTPEGKLYYEQCVQLVQDGEQALGLMHQHDMVPRGTLRISCPVALSNDYLQPILSRFMAKYPQVELLLDLNDRKVDVIQDGFDAVIRATHQLEESSLICRKIMSGKAYTVASHDYVQQRGEPQHPDELKHHRCLCYSNLKQPTRWQYLDKEGQTFSVDVNPSMMCNNSDMELAMALDGHGICRLPAFTMQSALDEGKLAILFPDYPQADVDVYVVYPSRKHLSPKVRAFIDMLVDCSSVHSLP; encoded by the coding sequence ATGACTTCTAATAGCGCGACAAATTCTTCATTAAGTAGCACCGCAAATACCAAGTTATTTGATGGTGTGGTGGTATTTACCCAATTAATTAACAGCGGCAGTTTTACCGCTGCTGCCGAAGCAACCGGCCACTCGACTTCTTATATCAGTAAAGAAATTAACAAGCTGGAGGCGCGACTTGGGGTTAGATTAATTAATCGCACTACGCGTTCGCTAGGCCTAACGCCGGAAGGCAAACTCTATTACGAACAATGCGTGCAACTTGTTCAAGATGGTGAGCAAGCATTAGGCTTGATGCATCAGCATGATATGGTGCCACGCGGTACGCTAAGAATTAGCTGTCCAGTTGCGTTGTCGAACGATTATTTGCAGCCAATTTTGTCCCGCTTCATGGCCAAGTATCCGCAGGTAGAGCTGCTACTCGATCTCAATGATCGCAAAGTGGATGTAATTCAAGATGGCTTCGATGCGGTGATCCGCGCCACCCATCAACTGGAAGAGTCCAGTTTAATTTGCCGAAAAATTATGTCAGGTAAGGCATATACGGTTGCTTCACACGACTATGTGCAGCAGCGCGGCGAGCCTCAGCATCCGGACGAACTAAAACATCATCGTTGCCTGTGCTACTCCAACTTAAAACAGCCAACCCGTTGGCAGTATCTAGATAAAGAGGGGCAAACCTTCTCGGTGGATGTTAACCCCAGCATGATGTGCAACAACTCAGACATGGAATTGGCAATGGCGCTAGATGGTCATGGTATCTGTCGATTGCCAGCCTTTACCATGCAATCGGCGCTAGATGAGGGCAAACTCGCGATATTATTTCCAGACTATCCACAAGCTGATGTTGATGTTTATGTGGTTTATCCATCGCGCAAACATTTGTCGCCGAAAGTGCGCGCTTTTATTGATATGCTGGTGGATTGCAGCTCGGTTCACTCGCTGCCTTAA
- a CDS encoding TetR/AcrR family transcriptional regulator: MQTRSKNRKEQIISVAMDLLQTHGFENFSYLDIANRLAITKASIHHHFPKKEDLGVALCQAIQDWHEVEFRKILLANISAQQKLDTYINANLRYACGKNKICPLSSLQVDIASLPTAMQPGLKALDEHELDFITQVLAQGRQQGEFNFAGETKGQAMVVVLACKAALQYSRVHGDDIFEQTMAQIMTLLGVTSIAQTGLQQTG; this comes from the coding sequence ATGCAAACACGTTCCAAAAATCGCAAAGAGCAAATTATCTCAGTGGCTATGGATTTATTACAAACCCATGGTTTTGAGAATTTTAGCTATTTAGATATCGCCAATCGTCTTGCCATTACCAAGGCCAGTATTCATCATCATTTTCCAAAAAAAGAAGATCTTGGCGTGGCGCTATGTCAGGCCATTCAAGACTGGCACGAAGTGGAATTTCGCAAAATTTTACTGGCAAATATCAGTGCGCAGCAAAAGCTTGATACCTACATTAATGCCAATCTTCGCTATGCCTGTGGTAAGAATAAAATTTGCCCATTAAGTAGCTTGCAAGTAGATATCGCCTCCTTGCCAACGGCGATGCAGCCGGGATTAAAAGCGCTGGACGAACACGAGCTGGATTTTATTACCCAAGTGCTGGCGCAGGGCAGGCAACAAGGCGAGTTTAATTTTGCGGGTGAGACTAAAGGGCAAGCCATGGTGGTTGTCTTAGCTTGCAAGGCTGCGCTGCAATATTCACGCGTGCATGGCGATGATATTTTTGAACAAACCATGGCGCAAATTATGACGCTACTTGGCGTAACATCAATTGCCCAAACGGGCTTACAGCAAACCGGTTAA
- a CDS encoding NADPH-dependent FMN reductase: MKVLAFAASSSTKSINKTLANYAASLVTGAEFELLDINDYEMPLFSQDREEELGQPQAAKDFFAKLGEADAIIISFAEHNGTYTAAYKNLFDWTSRIDQKVFQNKPVVYLATSPGPGGAASVLAAATNSAQYFAADVKASLSIPSFYDNFDMETQKLTNAELDDQLKTAVAQLTE; the protein is encoded by the coding sequence ATGAAAGTTTTAGCCTTTGCCGCCAGCAGCAGTACCAAGTCAATCAACAAAACCTTGGCCAACTACGCCGCATCACTAGTCACAGGCGCCGAGTTCGAGTTGCTTGATATTAATGATTACGAAATGCCGTTATTTAGCCAAGACAGAGAGGAAGAATTAGGCCAGCCACAAGCAGCAAAAGATTTCTTCGCTAAACTCGGTGAAGCAGACGCGATTATTATCTCTTTTGCAGAGCACAATGGTACTTACACCGCTGCCTATAAAAATTTATTTGACTGGACTTCACGCATAGACCAAAAAGTTTTTCAAAATAAACCTGTCGTGTATTTGGCAACGTCTCCAGGCCCTGGTGGTGCCGCCAGCGTGCTAGCAGCTGCAACCAATTCAGCACAGTACTTTGCTGCCGACGTAAAAGCATCGTTATCTATTCCAAGTTTTTACGATAACTTTGATATGGAAACGCAGAAGTTAACCAATGCTGAATTAGATGATCAGTTAAAAACTGCCGTAGCGCAGCTGACCGAATAG